A region of Acidobacteriota bacterium DNA encodes the following proteins:
- a CDS encoding nuclear transport factor 2 family protein — MGLTGLVLLALGGPQGGEEIIERYRQAVNAHDMDRALACLAPDFQLHFVGSEYSLSKEALSKAMGWDAGADGQVEWEPVGSSGGSFSYEGQESNEFLRLLGIPHLKFQTTFSVNSQGLIEKQRYQLLPDQPSSQEAMKPAVEWARRHRPQELAEIYPDGQMVYSKEMARRWVALLKEWRAATSP, encoded by the coding sequence ATGGGCTTGACTGGACTTGTGTTGTTGGCGCTTGGCGGGCCTCAGGGCGGGGAGGAGATCATCGAACGCTACCGTCAGGCGGTCAACGCGCACGACATGGATCGGGCCCTGGCCTGCTTGGCGCCCGACTTTCAACTGCACTTCGTGGGATCGGAGTACTCACTGAGCAAGGAAGCGCTTTCAAAGGCAATGGGCTGGGATGCCGGAGCCGACGGCCAGGTCGAATGGGAACCGGTAGGATCTTCGGGCGGCTCCTTCAGCTATGAAGGTCAGGAAAGCAACGAGTTCCTGCGCCTGCTGGGAATCCCCCACCTCAAGTTTCAAACCACCTTCAGCGTGAATTCCCAGGGCCTAATCGAGAAGCAGCGCTATCAGCTCCTCCCAGATCAGCCCTCCAGCCAGGAGGCCATGAAACCGGCAGTGGAATGGGCCCGGCGTCACCGTCCCCAGGAACTGGCCGAGATCTACCCGGACGGACAGATGGTGTACTCCAAGGAGATGGCTCGCCGCTGGGTGGCCTTGCTCAAAGAGTGGCGAGCCGCAACCTCGCCCTGA
- a CDS encoding DUF2892 domain-containing protein, with translation MTVERYLRMIAGFFILLSLALGYYLSGYWYFFTAFVGLNLFQSAFTDWCPMMTILRKLGVAEV, from the coding sequence ATGACCGTCGAACGCTACTTGAGAATGATTGCGGGGTTCTTCATTCTGCTCAGTCTGGCTCTGGGCTACTACCTGAGCGGATACTGGTACTTCTTTACCGCCTTCGTGGGCTTGAACCTCTTTCAATCAGCCTTTACCGACTGGTGCCCGATGATGACCATTCTGCGCAAGCTGGGCGTTGCAGAAGTCTGA
- a CDS encoding carboxypeptidase-like regulatory domain-containing protein, with translation MRRFLPLIGLLAVGVCLITSAWAQTSFTRLSGTVRDQTGGIIPGVTVTLTRVDTGAQHKTFTNDAGSYTFGTILPGVYELTAEMDGFRTILIHDLRLVIQTNHRQDIVLEPGAISEEVTVTASAEVVLQKTDATVGNQMDELRLKKLPNANRSTISYFQLQPGTTPGGEVTGSRSDQQTFQLDGIDVSDYTVGDIETVIPTPVESVQEFRIAVANPDASFGRSAGANMTLVTKRGGNQYHGSAYWYHQNDNLNANSWNNNRRGAPKAERKDNRFGFSIGGPIIKDKTFFFWNYEGRRLPGSTAITRTVPTQSLRDGLLRFADGDGNIQTINPIDFDPRGLGANPVVLNVFNQLPLPNASGGDGLNTGDFRTDVATDTRNDFAVLRVDHEFHENWNLEAKFAADRALQTTASQVDLLNLRGATEAPRRTRNALLGLNTNFTPTLTNEFRFGWVKDYTPLQRIRPTSSLPWLGPELNVAVNIGLQTIDEPTDVDTQRARIQTSNSDYWQWVNNQTWVRGNHVFQYGADVRHIRFRHDRDDKVIGSIGLPVAELANGNFVNITPDQRPDFIQPGDTSRYDQFYASLLGIVNSVPFLAVRDGDLQPLPIGSSLEADTTQQYFSFYFLDTWRVVPSLSVNYGLYYGWTTPPIEKDGKQTIMTFADDVSTFVTAEEFLTNKNLTSQGGSIFNPDIGFVPINDSGQSAAYQTDYRNLSPRAAIAWNPSFKGGFMGKLFGDKETVFRGGYSLLWDRTNTVQTVIIPTLGVGFGQTVSVNGPTNAAGEPFRAGVDGPIPLLDFGPAESPIIPSPIFSEILSFSVDPDITVPYNHVFDFTIQRELPGDHIMEVGYIGRMGRNLYQSVNLQQVPYLAVDSASGQSFAQAFDALATELRNGVAPGDVTAQPFFENVFGNFGGTAGIAGSSTSDIIQGDLNSVFLNLDIPLFLTGMQHFNNFQSLDLFMRTSGGRSNYHGVVFSLRKNFSDGLVYDLNYTFSRSLDQNGAVQNSAGEVPNSFNLDAGYGPSAFDLNHIFNVNWVYELPFGANRRFSGGGFLDKLIGGWTAAGIVSVRSGGALTFSQGSGVWGGGNVLGNAIGLIPTTDPGQFGNSIHTGATGSNGIGTNSDPANGGTGLNLFGNPEAVFNSFRRVLISQDTRDGRGALRAPPRWDLDLSISKTTTLADAADQPITMTFSFDFLNAFNNVLYGNPSLSVNSPTAFGAFTGQNNDPRVIQFGLRIDF, from the coding sequence ATGAGAAGGTTCTTGCCTTTGATCGGCCTATTAGCCGTAGGTGTATGTCTAATCACCTCGGCGTGGGCGCAAACTTCATTCACCCGCCTATCGGGAACTGTCCGAGACCAGACGGGGGGCATCATCCCCGGGGTGACCGTGACCCTGACGCGCGTGGACACGGGAGCCCAGCACAAGACGTTCACCAACGACGCCGGATCCTACACGTTCGGGACCATTCTGCCGGGCGTGTACGAATTGACCGCCGAGATGGACGGGTTCCGCACCATCCTCATTCATGACCTTCGACTGGTCATTCAGACCAACCATCGTCAAGACATCGTGCTTGAGCCGGGCGCCATCTCCGAGGAGGTGACGGTAACGGCTTCAGCCGAAGTGGTTTTGCAGAAAACGGACGCCACGGTGGGCAACCAGATGGACGAGCTGCGTCTGAAGAAGCTTCCCAACGCCAACCGCAGCACCATTTCCTACTTTCAACTGCAGCCGGGCACTACGCCGGGAGGCGAGGTGACGGGCAGCCGCAGCGACCAGCAGACCTTTCAGTTGGACGGCATCGACGTCTCCGACTACACGGTGGGCGACATCGAGACGGTCATCCCCACTCCGGTGGAATCAGTACAGGAGTTCCGCATCGCAGTGGCCAACCCCGACGCCAGCTTCGGGCGTTCGGCGGGAGCCAACATGACCCTGGTCACCAAGCGGGGCGGCAACCAGTACCACGGTTCGGCTTATTGGTACCATCAGAACGACAACCTCAACGCCAACAGTTGGAACAACAACCGGCGCGGCGCGCCCAAGGCGGAACGCAAGGACAACCGCTTCGGGTTTTCCATCGGCGGCCCCATCATCAAGGACAAGACCTTTTTCTTCTGGAACTACGAAGGACGGCGCCTGCCGGGTTCCACGGCCATCACGCGCACCGTTCCCACCCAGAGCCTGCGTGACGGGCTGCTGCGCTTCGCCGACGGCGACGGCAACATCCAGACCATCAACCCCATCGACTTCGATCCCCGGGGACTGGGAGCCAACCCGGTCGTCCTCAACGTCTTCAACCAGTTGCCGCTTCCCAATGCCAGCGGCGGCGACGGATTGAACACGGGCGATTTCCGGACCGACGTGGCGACCGACACCCGCAACGACTTCGCGGTGCTGCGGGTCGACCATGAATTTCATGAGAACTGGAATCTGGAGGCCAAGTTCGCGGCCGACCGGGCCCTTCAGACCACGGCTTCCCAAGTCGACCTGCTCAACCTGCGCGGGGCTACCGAGGCCCCCCGGCGGACCCGCAACGCTCTGTTGGGGCTGAACACCAACTTCACCCCCACGCTGACCAACGAGTTCCGCTTCGGCTGGGTCAAGGACTACACGCCTCTGCAGCGCATCCGGCCCACCAGTTCGCTGCCTTGGCTGGGACCGGAACTCAACGTGGCCGTCAACATCGGCTTGCAGACCATCGACGAGCCGACCGACGTCGACACCCAGCGGGCCCGCATCCAGACCAGCAACTCCGATTACTGGCAATGGGTCAACAACCAGACTTGGGTCAGGGGCAATCACGTCTTCCAGTACGGAGCCGACGTGCGCCACATCCGCTTTCGCCACGACCGCGACGACAAAGTGATCGGATCGATCGGTCTTCCGGTAGCCGAGTTGGCCAACGGCAACTTCGTCAACATCACCCCCGACCAGCGCCCCGACTTCATTCAACCGGGCGACACCAGCCGCTACGACCAGTTCTATGCTTCCCTGCTGGGAATCGTGAACTCGGTTCCCTTCCTGGCCGTTCGCGACGGTGACCTTCAGCCGCTGCCCATCGGGTCGAGTCTGGAGGCCGACACCACCCAACAGTATTTCTCCTTTTACTTCCTGGATACCTGGAGAGTGGTTCCTTCGCTGTCAGTCAACTACGGCCTCTACTACGGGTGGACCACGCCGCCCATCGAGAAGGACGGCAAGCAGACCATCATGACCTTCGCCGACGATGTCAGCACCTTCGTGACGGCGGAAGAGTTCTTGACCAACAAGAACCTCACCTCGCAGGGGGGCAGCATCTTCAACCCCGACATCGGCTTCGTGCCCATCAATGATTCGGGGCAAAGCGCCGCTTATCAGACCGATTACCGGAACCTCTCACCGCGGGCCGCCATCGCCTGGAACCCTTCCTTTAAAGGAGGTTTTATGGGCAAGCTTTTCGGTGACAAGGAAACGGTCTTCCGGGGCGGATACTCCCTGCTCTGGGACCGCACCAACACGGTGCAGACGGTGATCATCCCCACTTTGGGAGTCGGGTTCGGCCAGACGGTTTCCGTCAACGGGCCCACTAACGCGGCCGGTGAACCCTTCAGAGCAGGGGTGGACGGACCTATCCCATTGCTCGATTTCGGTCCTGCCGAATCGCCCATTATCCCTTCGCCCATTTTCTCCGAGATTCTTTCCTTCTCGGTCGATCCCGACATCACGGTTCCCTACAACCACGTGTTCGATTTCACCATCCAGCGCGAGCTGCCGGGCGACCACATCATGGAGGTCGGATACATCGGGCGCATGGGACGCAACCTCTACCAGAGCGTCAACCTGCAGCAGGTTCCCTATCTGGCCGTCGACAGCGCCTCAGGGCAGAGCTTCGCCCAGGCCTTTGACGCCCTGGCAACCGAGTTGCGCAACGGGGTGGCGCCCGGCGACGTGACGGCGCAGCCTTTCTTCGAGAACGTCTTCGGCAATTTCGGAGGAACTGCTGGAATCGCCGGCAGCAGTACGTCCGACATTATCCAGGGCGACCTCAACAGCGTCTTTCTCAACCTGGACATACCGCTCTTCCTGACCGGAATGCAGCACTTCAACAACTTCCAGTCGCTGGACCTCTTCATGCGCACCTCGGGCGGCCGGTCCAACTACCATGGAGTGGTCTTCAGCCTGCGCAAGAACTTCTCCGACGGACTGGTCTACGACCTCAACTACACCTTCTCGCGCTCGCTGGATCAAAACGGCGCCGTTCAGAACAGCGCCGGCGAAGTGCCCAACAGCTTCAACCTCGACGCCGGCTATGGCCCTTCGGCATTCGACCTCAATCACATCTTCAACGTGAACTGGGTCTATGAACTGCCCTTCGGAGCCAACCGCCGCTTCTCCGGCGGCGGATTCCTGGACAAGCTGATCGGCGGATGGACCGCCGCCGGCATCGTCTCGGTGCGCAGCGGAGGCGCCCTGACCTTCAGCCAGGGCTCGGGCGTGTGGGGCGGCGGCAATGTGCTGGGCAATGCCATCGGTCTCATCCCCACCACCGACCCCGGCCAGTTCGGCAACTCCATCCACACGGGAGCCACCGGCTCCAACGGCATCGGAACCAATTCCGATCCGGCCAACGGCGGCACCGGACTCAACCTGTTCGGCAATCCCGAGGCGGTCTTCAACAGCTTCCGCAGGGTGCTGATCAGCCAGGACACCCGCGACGGACGCGGCGCGTTGCGCGCTCCCCCTCGCTGGGACCTGGACCTGTCCATCAGCAAGACCACCACCTTGGCCGACGCCGCCGACCAGCCCATAACCATGACCTTTTCCTTCGACTTCCTGAACGCCTTCAACAACGTGCTCTACGGCAACCCCAGCTTGTCGGTCAACAGCCCCACGGCGTTCGGAGCCTTCACGGGCCAGAACAACGATCCCCGGGTCATCCAGTTCGGACTGAGGATCGACTTCTAA
- a CDS encoding GWxTD domain-containing protein, with amino-acid sequence MSARRLLAFGLLMAICLPPLYAQEQERRQEEAEDYYRKWLEEDVVYIITEEERQVFESLATLEEKDQFIEQFWRSRDPNPQTAENEFKSEHYRRISYVNERYFSGEPGWKTDRGMIYIKFGEPDSVERQPFGGPYRRPNSEGGGETTTLPWERWWYRHIPGIGEDVEIEFVDKGFSNDYRIALNPNEKDAFLYVAGHGNTQEEFDGNWTRFDRISAPLGLVDRDSPFVHSNDLPFRRLRRFAQLTKAPEIENPRLREIVDSAVHYEELPFSFRSHWLRAGDQALVPLTVSVDHKDLRFGADGQGEEARLNIFGRVKSLQGRIVSIFEDSVEQSRSDTQGLAPGRSLYQKLLVLEPGRYRLDLVVEDAYGGGVGTLQTGLIIPRLAEDKLAASPVILVDRVEPIAQDFDPSQPPEMFVLGTLKVLPHLGDVVAEKRHLMFYFQLYNAGIDGSTRLPSLDLSYQLVDEEGSVVAEKSDEGADRASYISGQRIAFLEYLDLRKAASPSLQLKIEVTDKVTGQSLIISEPVRIQRAPQADPSRP; translated from the coding sequence ATGAGTGCTCGCCGCCTGCTTGCTTTTGGACTGCTGATGGCTATCTGCCTGCCCCCGCTCTACGCTCAAGAGCAGGAACGGCGTCAGGAGGAAGCCGAAGACTACTACCGCAAATGGCTTGAAGAAGACGTCGTCTACATCATCACCGAAGAAGAGCGCCAGGTCTTCGAGAGTCTGGCCACCCTGGAAGAAAAAGACCAGTTCATCGAGCAGTTCTGGCGCAGCCGCGATCCCAATCCGCAGACCGCCGAGAATGAATTCAAGAGCGAGCACTATCGGCGCATCAGCTACGTCAACGAGCGCTACTTTTCGGGCGAACCGGGATGGAAGACCGACCGCGGAATGATCTACATCAAGTTCGGCGAACCCGACTCGGTGGAGCGCCAGCCCTTCGGCGGACCTTACCGGCGGCCCAACAGCGAAGGGGGAGGCGAAACCACCACCCTGCCCTGGGAACGCTGGTGGTACCGCCACATTCCCGGAATCGGCGAGGACGTGGAGATCGAGTTCGTCGACAAGGGTTTCAGCAACGATTACCGGATTGCACTCAACCCCAATGAAAAGGACGCCTTCCTCTATGTGGCGGGGCACGGCAACACCCAGGAGGAATTCGACGGCAACTGGACGCGCTTCGACCGCATCAGCGCCCCTCTCGGGCTAGTCGACCGCGACAGCCCCTTCGTCCACAGCAACGACCTGCCTTTCCGCAGGTTGCGCCGCTTCGCGCAGCTCACCAAGGCTCCCGAGATCGAGAATCCCCGCCTACGGGAGATCGTCGATTCCGCGGTTCATTACGAAGAATTGCCCTTCAGCTTCCGCTCCCACTGGCTGCGGGCCGGAGATCAGGCGCTGGTACCGCTGACGGTCAGCGTCGATCACAAAGATCTGCGCTTCGGGGCCGACGGCCAAGGCGAGGAGGCCCGCCTCAACATCTTCGGGCGCGTCAAGAGCCTGCAGGGCCGCATCGTCTCCATCTTCGAGGACTCGGTGGAGCAGAGCCGCTCCGACACTCAGGGACTGGCGCCGGGCCGCTCCCTCTACCAGAAGCTGCTGGTGCTGGAACCCGGCCGCTACCGCCTCGATTTGGTGGTGGAAGATGCTTACGGAGGCGGCGTGGGGACGCTGCAGACCGGACTCATCATTCCTCGTCTGGCCGAGGACAAGCTGGCCGCCAGCCCCGTCATTCTGGTCGACCGGGTGGAGCCCATCGCCCAGGACTTCGACCCCAGCCAGCCCCCCGAGATGTTCGTGCTGGGGACCCTCAAGGTCTTGCCCCACTTGGGCGACGTGGTGGCCGAAAAACGCCACCTGATGTTCTACTTCCAGCTCTACAACGCGGGGATCGACGGTTCCACCCGCCTGCCCAGCCTCGACCTGTCCTACCAACTGGTGGACGAGGAGGGAAGTGTGGTGGCTGAAAAAAGCGATGAGGGAGCAGACCGCGCCTCCTACATCTCCGGCCAGCGCATCGCCTTTCTGGAATACCTCGATTTGCGCAAGGCCGCGTCCCCTTCGCTGCAGTTGAAGATCGAGGTCACCGACAAGGTCACGGGCCAGAGCCTCATTATCAGCGAGCCGGTGCGCATCCAGCGCGCACCCCAAGCCGACCCCTCCCGCCCTTGA